A single region of the Moorena sp. SIOASIH genome encodes:
- a CDS encoding GAF domain-containing protein, translated as MHCSTDLPWELPVTPQGISQDRQQHYHQQSNQPTDSNNSQPQRKSNDLRTQLLKTILPAVLTPLGLAGLFSYSAISRSSQQQAEQLLEGETLVAGRVFYIFLEEAKRIPATLAASPLVVEAASTAAKVSQDQNLSKLPYYEVEEYFSATRLIEPNQALNYYLRKTTEMYEFAEISFTEKHGFNVAYNSPTSDFVQRDEAWWQVAKDDPSQQVINTKFDDTDDRFVIEFSKAITDPATDEFLGVVRGVLPASVFSTIFKNLLKDLEIGDSQSMQLLALKQDDTVAVVDTIYQGKSKDQPQKLLGAKDQALVQNLKILLKAVETGQTVQQKGLTIKSANSELFPNLKLATFDHNSRHYILVAVPDSNWTVAVSIKLSELRAAGRKAAIGFASLFVVLGMIITLVVRALSDQLAKPLGQLANTAKAVIAGNLNVQAELLGATETQLLAQVFNNLVTRVKGRLQEQEEETEQARTLALVSNQLQQSLNFDNILQTSVYGVHLALKTDRVFIYRFNPDFKSGIIAAEVVDSGLVEALGQTIYEPITTGEIIQFKLEKLVSVENLQQATLTGAPGQFLQRLGVVASLVAPIIVGGELFGLLYANDCSKPHPWQESERQLMQQLTRQIGDALTQALLLEQQQATVDICQTLNEITASMLESVEREKIFAATVVGVKRALSCDRTIIYLLEQNHKGSMVGLSVTLDGSVTPQTQKEELDFALEDVDHYQSRQVLAIDNLEGELTQYQQSQVERLGQTSLLLGAKASLVAPIFVAGKLIGFLAAHQCSQPRAWQETQINVFTQVAIQLGFALEQANLLEKTERISQEQRQEKEALQKQLLVLLENLQGAAQGDLTVRSDLTLDEIGKVGDYFNTIIENLQTIVTQVNNSAVEVNTLLGNNEVVVGQLAEDALKHASETNHALDSVEQITDSIQAVAENADQAARVVDQVATTVEASSTAINLTQESMLELRDTIGETTSRVNQLGKSSEKIAKVVALSNMLLVKTNVLAINAEIEAGRSGKGIQGFVVIAKEVNQLSNQLIKATQEIQKIVDEIDLETSQLVKVMEQSTAVVEKGTSGVEEAKQNFKQLMEASCQIEQLVAAISQGSVSQSEITERVAMLIKEIAQFSERTFDSSREISSSLTSTVAVAQELQESVSDLKS; from the coding sequence ATGCATTGTTCAACAGACTTACCCTGGGAATTACCTGTCACACCTCAAGGGATAAGCCAAGATCGACAACAGCACTACCATCAACAATCAAATCAACCCACCGATTCCAACAATTCCCAACCACAAAGGAAAAGTAATGATCTGCGCACTCAATTATTGAAGACCATTCTCCCAGCGGTTTTAACCCCTCTAGGTCTGGCTGGACTATTCAGCTACAGTGCTATTTCCCGCAGCTCCCAACAGCAAGCTGAGCAACTATTAGAGGGTGAAACCCTAGTTGCGGGCAGAGTTTTCTATATATTTTTGGAGGAAGCAAAAAGAATACCTGCTACATTGGCGGCTAGCCCTCTAGTAGTTGAGGCGGCTAGCACTGCAGCCAAAGTTTCTCAAGATCAAAACCTTTCCAAATTACCCTACTACGAGGTTGAAGAGTATTTCTCGGCTACCCGGTTAATCGAGCCAAATCAAGCTCTCAATTATTACTTACGTAAAACTACAGAAATGTATGAGTTTGCCGAGATATCTTTCACCGAAAAGCACGGGTTTAATGTGGCTTACAACAGTCCTACTTCTGACTTTGTCCAACGGGATGAAGCCTGGTGGCAAGTGGCAAAAGATGATCCCAGTCAGCAGGTGATTAACACGAAATTTGATGACACTGACGATAGGTTCGTGATTGAGTTCAGCAAAGCGATCACAGACCCAGCAACTGATGAATTCCTAGGGGTTGTTAGAGGAGTTTTGCCTGCCTCGGTTTTCAGCACCATATTTAAAAACCTGCTGAAGGATTTGGAAATTGGGGATTCTCAATCTATGCAGCTACTAGCCCTGAAACAAGACGACACTGTGGCTGTTGTTGATACCATCTACCAAGGGAAGAGTAAAGACCAGCCACAGAAACTGCTCGGGGCAAAGGATCAAGCACTTGTACAGAACCTAAAAATTTTGCTCAAAGCTGTTGAAACTGGGCAAACAGTGCAGCAGAAGGGACTGACGATAAAGTCAGCTAATTCAGAACTTTTCCCAAACTTAAAGCTGGCCACCTTTGATCATAATAGCAGGCACTATATATTGGTTGCAGTTCCTGATAGCAATTGGACTGTGGCCGTCTCGATCAAACTTAGTGAACTCAGAGCAGCGGGTAGAAAAGCGGCAATAGGCTTTGCTAGTTTGTTCGTGGTACTGGGCATGATTATTACCTTGGTAGTCAGAGCTTTATCCGATCAGTTAGCAAAACCCTTGGGTCAGTTGGCTAATACTGCCAAAGCGGTGATTGCAGGCAACCTGAACGTTCAGGCGGAACTACTTGGTGCTACCGAGACGCAGTTACTGGCTCAAGTCTTTAATAACCTGGTGACACGGGTCAAAGGTCGATTACAGGAGCAAGAAGAAGAAACTGAACAGGCGCGGACATTAGCGCTAGTCAGCAACCAGCTTCAGCAATCCTTAAACTTCGACAATATCCTACAAACTTCCGTTTATGGGGTACACCTTGCCCTCAAGACAGACCGTGTGTTTATCTATCGCTTTAATCCTGACTTCAAAAGCGGGATAATTGCAGCGGAGGTCGTAGATTCTGGTTTGGTTGAAGCCCTAGGGCAAACTATTTATGAACCAATCACGACCGGGGAAATTATACAGTTTAAGTTGGAGAAGCTTGTGAGTGTCGAGAACCTTCAACAAGCTACTCTAACTGGTGCTCCTGGCCAGTTCCTTCAACGCCTTGGTGTCGTAGCCAGCCTAGTTGCCCCAATTATAGTTGGGGGTGAACTTTTCGGCTTGTTGTATGCGAATGATTGCTCAAAACCCCACCCTTGGCAGGAGTCAGAACGTCAGTTAATGCAGCAGTTAACTAGACAAATCGGTGATGCCCTCACCCAAGCCCTGCTCCTGGAACAGCAGCAAGCCACGGTGGACATTTGCCAAACGTTAAATGAGATTACCGCTAGCATGCTTGAATCCGTAGAACGGGAAAAGATTTTCGCGGCTACGGTGGTGGGAGTTAAAAGAGCGCTCTCGTGCGATCGCACAATCATTTACCTCCTCGAACAGAATCATAAAGGGTCAATGGTTGGCCTTTCAGTAACTCTGGATGGGTCTGTTACCCCACAAACACAGAAGGAAGAGTTGGATTTTGCCCTAGAGGATGTTGATCACTACCAGTCACGTCAGGTTCTAGCCATTGATAATCTTGAGGGTGAGTTGACGCAGTACCAGCAGTCCCAAGTAGAGAGGCTTGGCCAAACTTCTCTACTGCTTGGAGCTAAGGCAAGTTTAGTGGCACCGATTTTCGTGGCAGGGAAATTGATTGGCTTTCTGGCTGCCCATCAATGTTCACAGCCAAGAGCTTGGCAGGAAACGCAGATCAACGTTTTCACTCAAGTGGCGATTCAATTGGGCTTTGCTCTAGAGCAGGCTAATCTCCTCGAAAAGACGGAAAGAATTTCTCAAGAGCAAAGACAGGAAAAAGAAGCACTCCAGAAGCAACTGTTGGTACTGCTTGAAAATTTGCAAGGGGCAGCACAAGGAGATCTGACAGTGCGCTCTGACCTGACTTTGGATGAGATTGGTAAAGTTGGTGATTATTTTAACACCATTATTGAAAATTTGCAAACTATCGTAACCCAGGTCAACAACTCAGCGGTTGAAGTCAATACCTTACTGGGAAACAACGAGGTGGTAGTCGGTCAACTAGCAGAAGATGCTCTTAAGCACGCTTCAGAAACCAATCACGCCCTGGATTCAGTGGAGCAAATCACCGATTCGATTCAAGCAGTGGCTGAGAATGCTGATCAGGCGGCAAGGGTAGTTGATCAAGTTGCAACCACTGTTGAAGCTAGCAGCACTGCTATTAACCTAACTCAGGAGAGTATGCTGGAATTGCGAGACACGATTGGCGAAACCACGTCAAGAGTGAACCAGCTAGGTAAATCTTCCGAGAAGATTGCTAAGGTGGTTGCCTTGAGCAACATGCTTTTGGTTAAAACCAATGTTTTGGCTATTAACGCTGAGATTGAGGCTGGGCGGTCTGGTAAAGGGATTCAGGGTTTTGTCGTGATTGCCAAAGAAGTAAATCAGCTTAGCAACCAATTGATCAAAGCTACCCAGGAAATTCAAAAGATAGTAGATGAGATCGACCTAGAAACGTCTCAATTAGTGAAGGTAATGGAACAGAGCACTGCTGTGGTGGAGAAGGGCACAAGTGGAGTTGAGGAAGCTAAGCAGAATTTCAAACAGCTGATGGAGGCTTCGTGCCAGATCGAGCAGCTAGTGGCAGCCATTTCCCAGGGGAGTGTTTCCCAAAGCGAAATCACTGAGAGGGTCGCTATGTTGATCAAAGAGATCGCCCAATTCTCGGAACGCACCTTTGATTCCTCTAGGGAAATTTCAAGTTCCTTAACCTCAACCGTAGCCGTAGCTCAGGAATTGCAGGAGTCGGTTAGTGATTTAAAAAGTTAA
- a CDS encoding phosphate/phosphite/phosphonate ABC transporter substrate-binding protein, whose translation MVKNLVNSISYQQTIIHLLTGVSIALILGLTACEKKNYANPSVIPVDTSHQHVSDNTVRVGVLTIDSVDSVKQRYQPLLNYLSGVINRPFSLVPVTQESQFIEVAQGNLHFTTNNPLAAVQIRRLYDTEFLLTHSRPQVGTKFGGLIIVRSDSNIYKLKDLRGKKAACVAFQTAAAGCIFQIYHLLQHGIDPFLDFSSFVENKSQDKIVLDVVNGKIDVGFIRTCQLENMVNQGLLENLEQLRILDSAKDEFFYTHTTELYPEWPIAALKGTDPQLVAAVTEALLNIPANHPALAAAKIEKFLPAEDYGSLDKLIETLRLKSWDANRDPFRNSGNRQQATGSRE comes from the coding sequence ATGGTTAAAAATCTAGTCAACTCAATAAGCTATCAACAGACAATAATTCATCTGTTGACTGGTGTATCTATTGCTCTTATCCTAGGGCTTACCGCCTGCGAGAAGAAAAATTATGCAAACCCATCAGTGATACCCGTTGATACTTCCCATCAACACGTGTCGGATAATACTGTCCGGGTGGGTGTGCTTACCATTGATAGCGTGGATTCTGTCAAACAACGGTATCAGCCACTCCTAAACTACCTCTCTGGGGTGATTAATCGCCCTTTCTCCTTAGTACCTGTTACCCAAGAAAGTCAATTCATTGAAGTAGCCCAAGGTAATTTGCACTTTACCACCAACAATCCTCTGGCAGCTGTGCAAATCCGTCGGCTCTACGATACGGAATTTCTACTTACCCACTCTCGACCTCAGGTGGGTACAAAATTTGGTGGTCTGATCATCGTCAGAAGCGATAGCAATATCTACAAGCTGAAGGATCTGCGGGGTAAGAAGGCAGCCTGCGTGGCTTTTCAAACGGCGGCGGCTGGCTGCATTTTCCAAATCTATCATCTGCTTCAACATGGTATTGACCCGTTCCTCGACTTCAGCAGTTTTGTGGAAAACAAATCACAAGACAAGATCGTGCTTGATGTAGTCAACGGCAAAATTGATGTTGGGTTTATCCGTACATGTCAATTAGAAAATATGGTCAACCAAGGCTTGCTGGAAAACCTGGAACAGCTGAGAATCCTAGATTCGGCTAAGGACGAATTCTTCTATACTCATACCACCGAGCTCTATCCCGAGTGGCCGATTGCTGCGCTTAAGGGTACTGACCCGCAATTAGTCGCAGCAGTGACCGAAGCGCTTCTGAATATCCCAGCAAACCATCCAGCCCTGGCAGCTGCTAAGATAGAAAAATTTTTACCGGCAGAGGATTATGGCTCCCTCGATAAACTGATTGAAACGTTGAGGCTAAAAAGTTGGGATGCTAATAGGGATCCGTTTAGGAATTCTGGGAACAGGCAACAGGCAACAGGGAGTAGGGAGTAG
- the chrA gene encoding chromate efflux transporter encodes MLKKLHVNSENSESVSLWFLFWNFFKIGSTAFGGFMALISVIENQMVQRQKLLTHEDMLDGISLATVLPGPVAANVVAYVGYRVRGTNGAVVSAIGVLLPSFILVIGLTIAYLQAGEIPALQKAFAGFIPAVAAIILSAARRMSKKAIKGWRELVIALIAAVLLKVVGGFYITVLVVVGSGLVGWLWLGDTKQSGQQSSQAQPIPESIQGISWLKLSVTLLILLSFLLLSLIPLPFLGETSLAKLFVTFSGMSLMLFGGGYVFIPLIQEVVVNTYGWVTQTEFANAIAIGQITPGPILISAAFIGYVVKGISGAIVATVGIFLPPGLLMVTCSHLLKHIKESTVIQAALKGIRPAVIGMIITAAIVVAGTAEFHVGSLVIFAAALAALWRFRVKVLLIIPIAGILGLVLYSI; translated from the coding sequence ATGTTAAAAAAACTGCATGTAAACTCGGAAAATTCCGAGTCGGTATCCCTTTGGTTTCTGTTCTGGAACTTTTTCAAGATCGGAAGTACAGCCTTTGGCGGTTTCATGGCTCTGATTTCTGTGATAGAGAATCAGATGGTGCAGCGGCAGAAGCTCCTCACCCATGAAGATATGCTAGACGGCATCTCTTTAGCCACTGTTTTACCTGGTCCAGTTGCTGCTAACGTAGTAGCCTATGTGGGCTATCGCGTGCGGGGTACTAATGGAGCTGTAGTCAGTGCCATCGGTGTGTTGCTTCCTTCTTTTATCCTGGTAATTGGTCTAACCATTGCTTATCTCCAGGCCGGGGAAATTCCAGCACTTCAAAAAGCCTTTGCCGGATTTATTCCTGCGGTGGCGGCGATTATCTTGAGTGCCGCCAGGCGCATGAGCAAAAAAGCAATCAAAGGCTGGCGCGAACTAGTGATTGCTTTAATAGCGGCAGTCCTACTCAAGGTAGTAGGAGGATTCTACATTACTGTGCTAGTCGTGGTGGGTTCTGGATTGGTAGGATGGCTTTGGTTAGGTGACACTAAGCAGTCGGGACAGCAAAGTTCCCAAGCTCAACCGATTCCGGAGTCAATTCAGGGGATTTCCTGGCTGAAGCTGTCAGTCACCTTGCTCATCCTCCTGAGTTTTCTGTTGCTTTCTCTGATTCCCCTACCCTTTTTGGGGGAAACCAGCCTCGCGAAACTATTCGTCACATTTTCGGGAATGAGCCTCATGCTATTTGGTGGAGGCTACGTGTTCATTCCCCTGATTCAAGAAGTGGTAGTGAATACTTACGGTTGGGTGACTCAGACAGAATTTGCTAATGCGATCGCAATCGGACAAATTACTCCTGGACCAATTCTGATCAGCGCTGCCTTCATCGGTTATGTGGTGAAAGGGATTTCGGGAGCAATAGTAGCAACAGTAGGCATTTTCTTACCACCAGGACTGCTGATGGTAACCTGTTCCCACTTATTGAAACATATCAAAGAATCCACAGTGATTCAGGCGGCGCTCAAAGGAATTCGTCCTGCCGTCATTGGCATGATCATTACCGCTGCTATTGTAGTAGCTGGGACTGCTGAATTTCATGTTGGCAGCCTGGTCATCTTTGCCGCAGCCTTAGCTGCCCTGTGGCGGTTCCGCGTGAAGGTGCTGTTAATTATCCCGATTGCTGGAATTTTAGGCTTAGTACTTTACTCAATCTAG